The following coding sequences are from one Salmo trutta chromosome 36, fSalTru1.1, whole genome shotgun sequence window:
- the LOC115175706 gene encoding CTP synthase 1 isoform X1 has product MKYILVTGGVISGIGKGIIASSVGTILKSCGLRVTAIKIDPYINIDAGTFSPYEHGEVFVLDDGGEVDLDLGNYERFLDIRLTKDNNLTTGKIYQSVINKERRGDYLGKTVQVVPHITDAIQEWVMRQARVPVDDDGVEPQICVIELGGTVGDIESMPFIEAFRQFQFKVKRENFCNIHVSLVPQPSATGEQKTKPTQNSVRELRGLGLSPDLIMCRCSTPLENSVKEKISMFCHVEPEQVICVADVSSIYRVPLLLEDQGVVGYFCQRLDLPIETRPRKMLTKWKEMSDRSDRLLEQCSIALVGKYTKFTDSYASVIKALEHSALAISHKLEIKYIDSADLEPNTLTEEPVKYHEAWQKLCSADGILVPGGFGVRGTEGKIQAINWARKQKKPFLGVCLGMQLAVCEFARNMLGWEDANSTEFDPESKHPVVIDMPEHNPGQMGGTMRLGKRRTIFKTTNSILRRLYGDVEYVDERHRHRFEVNPELKEHFEGKGFHFVGQDVEGERMEVIELDDHPYFVGVQYHPEFTSRPIKPSPPYFGLLLASAGKLQSYLHKGCRLSPRDTYSDRSGSSTPDSEIAECSISQE; this is encoded by the exons ATGAAGTACATCCTGGTCACTGGTGGCGTCATCTCTGGCATCGGGAAGGGGATCATCGCCTCCAGCGTGGGAACCATCCTCAAGTCATGTGGTCTGCGCGTCACTGCCATCAAGATCGACCCCTACATCAACATAGACGCTGGGACCTTCTCTCCGTATGAGCACG GGGAGGTGTTTGTGCTGGACGATGGGGGTGAGGTGGATCTGGACCTGGGGAACTACGAGAGGTTCCTGGACATCAGACTGACCAAAGACAACAACCTGACCACCGGCAAGATCTACCAGTCTGTCATcaacaaggagaggagaggagactacctGGGAAAGACTGTACAGG TGGTGCCCCACATCACTGATGCCATCCAGGAGTGGGTGATGCGTCAGGCCAGAGTACCTGTTGACGATGACGGTGTGGAGCCTCAGATCTGTGTCATCGAG CTAGGAGGCACCGTGGGAGACATCGAGAGCATGCCTTTCATCGAAGCCTTCAGGCAGTTCCAGTTTAAGGTGAAGAGGGAGAACTTCTGTAACATCCACGTCAGCCTGGTCCCACAGCCCAGTGCCACAGGAGAGCAGAAGACCAAGCCCACTCAGAACAGTGTCAGAGAGCTTAGGGGACTTGGCCTGTCTCCTGATCTG ATCATGTGTCGCTGCTCCACTCCCCTGGAGAACTCTGTCAAAGAGAAGATCTCCATGTTCTGTCACGTAGAACCTGAACAA gtGATCTGCGTGGCAGACGTGTCGTCCATCTACAGAGTGCCTTtgctactggaggaccagggggTGGTAGGCTACTTCTGTCAGAGACTAGACCTTCCTATAGAGACACGCCCCAGGAAAATGCTTACCAAGTGGAAGGAGATGTCTGACAG GTCAGACAGGCTCCTAGAGCAGTGTTCTATAGCCCTGGTGGGGAAATACACCAAGTTCACAGACTCCTACGCGTCAGTCATCAAAGCTCTAGAACACTCGGCTCTAGCCATCAGCCACAAACTGGAGATCAAG tatattGACTCAGCAGACCTGGAGCCAAACACACTGACGGAGGAGCCAGTGAAGTACCACGAGGCGTGGCAAAAACTCTGCAGTGCTGA TGGCATCCTGGTACCTGGAGGGTTTGGAGTCAGAGGGACAGAAGGGAAGATTCAGGCTATCAACTGGGCACGCAAACAGAAGAAACCCTTCCTAG GTGTGTGTCTAGGGATGCAGCTGGCTGTGTGTGAGTTTGCCAGGAACATGCTAGGATGGGAAGACGCCAACTCAACAGAGTTTGATCCTGAATCAAAGCATCCTGTG GTGATTGACATGCCAGAACACAATCCTGGGCAAATGGGCGGGACCATGAGGCTGGGAAAGAGACGGACCATTTTCAAGACCACCAACAGTATTCTAA GAAGACTTTACGGAGATGTTGAGTATGTGGATGAGAGACACAGACATCGCTTTGAG GTGAACCCAGAGTTGAAGGAGCACTTTGAGGGGAAAGGCTTTCACTTTGTGGGTCAAGACGTAGAAGGAGAGCGAATGGAAGTCATCGAGCTAGACG ATCATCCATATTTCGTAGGGGTGCAGTATCATCCAGAGTTCACCTCTCGCCCCATCAAACCATCGCCTCCCTACTTTGGCCTCCTGCTGGCATCAGCCGGGAAACTACAGAGCTACCTGCACAAGGGCTGCCGTCTGTCTCCACG GGACACGTACAGTGATCGGAGCGGTAGCAGCACCCCAGACTCCGAAATAGCTGAGTGCTCCATCTCACAGGAATGA
- the LOC115175706 gene encoding CTP synthase 1 isoform X2 — MRQARVPVDDDGVEPQICVIELGGTVGDIESMPFIEAFRQFQFKVKRENFCNIHVSLVPQPSATGEQKTKPTQNSVRELRGLGLSPDLIMCRCSTPLENSVKEKISMFCHVEPEQVICVADVSSIYRVPLLLEDQGVVGYFCQRLDLPIETRPRKMLTKWKEMSDRSDRLLEQCSIALVGKYTKFTDSYASVIKALEHSALAISHKLEIKYIDSADLEPNTLTEEPVKYHEAWQKLCSADGILVPGGFGVRGTEGKIQAINWARKQKKPFLGVCLGMQLAVCEFARNMLGWEDANSTEFDPESKHPVVIDMPEHNPGQMGGTMRLGKRRTIFKTTNSILRRLYGDVEYVDERHRHRFEVNPELKEHFEGKGFHFVGQDVEGERMEVIELDDHPYFVGVQYHPEFTSRPIKPSPPYFGLLLASAGKLQSYLHKGCRLSPRDTYSDRSGSSTPDSEIAECSISQE; from the exons ATGCGTCAGGCCAGAGTACCTGTTGACGATGACGGTGTGGAGCCTCAGATCTGTGTCATCGAG CTAGGAGGCACCGTGGGAGACATCGAGAGCATGCCTTTCATCGAAGCCTTCAGGCAGTTCCAGTTTAAGGTGAAGAGGGAGAACTTCTGTAACATCCACGTCAGCCTGGTCCCACAGCCCAGTGCCACAGGAGAGCAGAAGACCAAGCCCACTCAGAACAGTGTCAGAGAGCTTAGGGGACTTGGCCTGTCTCCTGATCTG ATCATGTGTCGCTGCTCCACTCCCCTGGAGAACTCTGTCAAAGAGAAGATCTCCATGTTCTGTCACGTAGAACCTGAACAA gtGATCTGCGTGGCAGACGTGTCGTCCATCTACAGAGTGCCTTtgctactggaggaccagggggTGGTAGGCTACTTCTGTCAGAGACTAGACCTTCCTATAGAGACACGCCCCAGGAAAATGCTTACCAAGTGGAAGGAGATGTCTGACAG GTCAGACAGGCTCCTAGAGCAGTGTTCTATAGCCCTGGTGGGGAAATACACCAAGTTCACAGACTCCTACGCGTCAGTCATCAAAGCTCTAGAACACTCGGCTCTAGCCATCAGCCACAAACTGGAGATCAAG tatattGACTCAGCAGACCTGGAGCCAAACACACTGACGGAGGAGCCAGTGAAGTACCACGAGGCGTGGCAAAAACTCTGCAGTGCTGA TGGCATCCTGGTACCTGGAGGGTTTGGAGTCAGAGGGACAGAAGGGAAGATTCAGGCTATCAACTGGGCACGCAAACAGAAGAAACCCTTCCTAG GTGTGTGTCTAGGGATGCAGCTGGCTGTGTGTGAGTTTGCCAGGAACATGCTAGGATGGGAAGACGCCAACTCAACAGAGTTTGATCCTGAATCAAAGCATCCTGTG GTGATTGACATGCCAGAACACAATCCTGGGCAAATGGGCGGGACCATGAGGCTGGGAAAGAGACGGACCATTTTCAAGACCACCAACAGTATTCTAA GAAGACTTTACGGAGATGTTGAGTATGTGGATGAGAGACACAGACATCGCTTTGAG GTGAACCCAGAGTTGAAGGAGCACTTTGAGGGGAAAGGCTTTCACTTTGTGGGTCAAGACGTAGAAGGAGAGCGAATGGAAGTCATCGAGCTAGACG ATCATCCATATTTCGTAGGGGTGCAGTATCATCCAGAGTTCACCTCTCGCCCCATCAAACCATCGCCTCCCTACTTTGGCCTCCTGCTGGCATCAGCCGGGAAACTACAGAGCTACCTGCACAAGGGCTGCCGTCTGTCTCCACG GGACACGTACAGTGATCGGAGCGGTAGCAGCACCCCAGACTCCGAAATAGCTGAGTGCTCCATCTCACAGGAATGA